In a single window of the Litorilituus sediminis genome:
- a CDS encoding acyl-CoA thioesterase, protein MFSEVINPRFSDTDALGHINNTRVAAWFEGGREGIFRFFTPDLDPKKWRLIIAKVEISYHGQLFYGQPIEMRTFIKRIGGASFEVYQELWQHEQMCVSGIATMVHFCYQEQSSVKIPDDIRAQLAEHMLAAT, encoded by the coding sequence ATGTTTAGTGAAGTAATTAACCCCAGATTTAGCGATACCGATGCATTAGGTCATATAAATAACACCCGCGTAGCGGCTTGGTTTGAAGGTGGCAGGGAAGGTATATTTCGATTTTTTACGCCTGACTTAGATCCAAAAAAGTGGCGCTTAATTATTGCGAAAGTTGAAATTTCTTATCATGGGCAATTATTCTATGGGCAGCCAATAGAGATGCGTACCTTTATTAAACGTATTGGTGGCGCGTCTTTTGAAGTCTATCAAGAGCTTTGGCAGCATGAGCAAATGTGCGTATCTGGCATCGCAACTATGGTGCACTTTTGTTACCAAGAGCAAAGCTCGGTAAAAATTCCTGACGATATTAGAGCGCAATTAGCAGAGCATATGTTAGCTGCAACATAA
- a CDS encoding ATP-dependent DNA helicase — MKSSAYLVRITRIYQYHPDNVRLGAVFVNHKAGAHRIEILTTQDKLNIDPKVGQQWKILKEQNFSIRQQQVSTGGYVDVWRFMEPTLKCVMPDNGLGFVTFLSTEKAFEGIGKVSAQFLWNEFRSDIFNILECDKYAPYKQDQSITNFQAVRNVLLGDKAVHGLWDGYKEYSNLKHSAQLVEWEIEAPIQRQLFRFADQDAINFLTQNPYRLFSLGMRFNKVDAIAQKHFGIKQDDEVRLIAIVEQALRLWSDQGNTVADWQDIESSVSKLLNKDQRLVARASELDGDIVGFFKQNNQYFVSGNYIFEKTIAKRFGNLRKSHNRWSSELEEAFITSFPADWPIEKAQERAVRTALVSHVFALTGGAGTGKTTTTKLIVNAYQKLGYTIYPVALSGKAARRLQQSIGSETKTIAKLLRETDLDTDKAVLLVDEASMLDAYTMWRLVTLFSDKVRILLIGDPYQLPPINAGFILNDVIKSGVINHVELDVVKRQGVDSSVPTYSNAIRHGIMPESLTTADIKFQESTGDILQDAVTAYSEYDKAMIVAPTNDTVRKANIILQGVVNPNGKLLDLTDMPITKGSYDFREGDPIVITLTSYKHNVQNGTLGIIKSAEPTDEYACVIELEDLDEKGNKRLLEVDWQLFEYIDLAYCLTLHKLQGSQAPNVIVLLERGRLLDRSWLYTSVTRAEDKVHIIGKETDFRYGVNKQGAVDTRKTALAEMLRNV, encoded by the coding sequence ATGAAGAGTAGTGCTTATCTGGTAAGGATCACCAGAATATACCAGTACCACCCGGATAATGTCCGGCTGGGAGCTGTTTTTGTTAACCACAAAGCAGGTGCGCATCGTATTGAGATTCTGACTACTCAAGACAAGTTAAATATTGATCCGAAAGTCGGGCAGCAATGGAAAATTCTCAAAGAACAAAATTTCAGCATTAGGCAGCAACAAGTCAGTACGGGTGGTTATGTTGATGTCTGGCGCTTTATGGAGCCGACACTGAAATGTGTTATGCCTGATAATGGCCTTGGCTTTGTAACCTTTTTAAGCACTGAGAAAGCGTTTGAAGGCATTGGTAAGGTAAGCGCACAATTTCTTTGGAATGAATTTAGAAGCGATATATTTAACATACTTGAATGTGATAAATATGCGCCATACAAACAAGACCAGTCAATAACGAATTTTCAAGCTGTTAGGAATGTTCTGCTTGGTGATAAAGCCGTGCATGGATTATGGGATGGCTATAAAGAGTATTCCAACTTAAAACACTCAGCTCAATTGGTTGAGTGGGAAATAGAAGCCCCTATCCAGCGCCAGTTGTTCAGATTTGCAGATCAGGATGCGATCAATTTTCTTACACAGAACCCATACCGCTTATTTTCACTGGGGATGCGATTTAACAAGGTAGACGCTATTGCTCAAAAACATTTCGGTATCAAACAGGATGATGAAGTCAGACTGATAGCAATCGTTGAACAAGCATTGAGATTATGGAGCGATCAAGGCAATACGGTTGCAGATTGGCAAGATATTGAATCGTCTGTTTCTAAGCTGTTGAACAAAGACCAACGGCTAGTTGCAAGGGCAAGTGAGCTAGATGGCGATATCGTTGGGTTTTTTAAGCAAAACAACCAATATTTTGTTTCAGGCAATTATATATTTGAGAAAACGATAGCCAAACGTTTTGGTAACCTCAGAAAATCACACAACCGTTGGTCGAGCGAGTTAGAAGAGGCATTTATAACCTCATTCCCTGCCGATTGGCCCATTGAAAAAGCACAAGAACGTGCCGTAAGGACAGCATTAGTCAGCCATGTCTTCGCCCTAACTGGCGGAGCTGGAACAGGCAAAACAACGACTACTAAGCTGATTGTAAATGCTTATCAAAAACTAGGTTATACGATATACCCCGTTGCGCTATCAGGAAAGGCAGCCCGTAGACTTCAACAATCAATCGGTAGTGAAACGAAGACGATTGCAAAACTGTTGCGAGAAACTGATCTTGATACAGATAAGGCTGTATTGCTTGTGGATGAAGCTTCCATGTTGGATGCATATACCATGTGGCGTTTAGTTACTTTGTTTTCTGATAAAGTTCGAATCTTGTTAATTGGTGATCCTTATCAGCTTCCACCGATTAATGCAGGTTTCATTTTAAATGATGTCATTAAAAGCGGTGTAATAAACCATGTGGAACTTGATGTCGTGAAACGACAGGGAGTAGATAGTAGTGTACCTACATATTCCAATGCTATACGGCACGGCATAATGCCAGAGTCATTAACTACCGCTGACATTAAGTTCCAAGAATCAACAGGCGATATTCTGCAAGACGCAGTTACTGCGTATTCTGAGTATGACAAGGCCATGATAGTCGCCCCTACCAATGACACGGTAAGAAAAGCCAACATCATACTGCAAGGTGTTGTGAACCCTAATGGCAAGCTTCTTGACCTTACGGATATGCCAATTACCAAAGGAAGCTATGACTTCAGAGAAGGTGACCCGATTGTCATTACCTTAACCAGTTATAAACACAATGTTCAGAATGGTACTCTGGGGATCATAAAGAGTGCAGAACCTACTGATGAGTATGCTTGCGTAATTGAACTTGAAGACCTTGATGAAAAAGGTAACAAACGTCTGTTAGAAGTCGATTGGCAATTATTTGAATATATCGATCTCGCTTACTGCTTAACCTTGCATAAATTGCAGGGGTCACAAGCTCCTAATGTGATTGTTTTGCTTGAACGAGGAAGGTTGCTTGATCGTAGTTGGTTGTATACGTCTGTGACAAGAGCAGAAGATAAAGTACATATTATTGGCAAGGAAACGGATTTTCGTTATGGTGTTAACAAACAAGGCGCAGTTGATACTCGTAAAACCGCCTTGGCAGAAATGTTGAGAAATGTTTAA
- a CDS encoding site-specific integrase, whose protein sequence is MVAKAKKLHGSKSARTKSDKRYSKANYEFDVYDDLWQLDANKSLNFDLLAPLNLDPKFEINFKLALADYASEFSSSYALNIFMFSRLLFAIGVSDAVREQHIVNFKATLTKSTEYKLGYIRAFLLDWHDKEIKGVDKKAVELLNSLKLSGNEKGKAVALGCPFSGAYSFEEQTAFINWYVDAFTEKLISLTDYAFIMALQQTGARPVQLTYLYYGDLITRIEEGVEHFDLQLPNAKKRDEHFRGSFQLKKDTGEDLMLVLTTQANQSIKAVETQFDIKLKSSQKNQIPIFLNTREMSKLASFDEFEQLQQKTPDLLCIRMKGANPSIGEMIRRLSRLCPLKTTRIKLDDGFGDLHINPRRFRYTHATNMAMLGASDYAIAEELGQSDTQQVKVYTEFNEEMADRIDEALASDLTPLAQAFSGTLIDSEKDAIRANDPRSRINNNDGNPVGNCGKFGFCANGTIHCYTCNKFQPWLNAPHAEVLKSVISERDRKRKMGASEFVLQGHNRSINAIKVVIQKCHVRRQELEKEGALNV, encoded by the coding sequence ATGGTAGCTAAAGCAAAAAAATTACACGGCTCAAAAAGCGCTAGAACAAAATCGGATAAGCGATACAGTAAAGCTAACTATGAATTTGATGTGTATGACGATCTTTGGCAATTAGATGCAAATAAGTCACTGAATTTTGATTTACTGGCCCCTCTAAATTTAGACCCAAAGTTCGAAATTAACTTCAAACTAGCCTTGGCTGACTATGCTTCAGAATTTTCGTCTTCTTATGCGTTGAATATATTCATGTTTAGCCGATTGCTTTTTGCAATTGGCGTGAGTGATGCTGTTCGAGAACAGCATATAGTGAATTTCAAAGCGACCCTGACTAAAAGCACTGAATACAAGCTTGGTTATATTCGTGCATTTTTACTGGACTGGCACGACAAAGAGATCAAAGGAGTTGATAAAAAGGCGGTTGAGTTACTTAACTCACTTAAACTTTCTGGTAATGAAAAAGGAAAAGCTGTTGCTTTAGGCTGCCCTTTTAGCGGAGCGTATTCATTTGAAGAACAGACAGCCTTTATAAACTGGTACGTGGATGCCTTTACTGAAAAGCTGATCTCGTTGACTGATTACGCCTTTATCATGGCACTCCAACAAACGGGTGCCCGTCCTGTTCAACTCACTTATCTTTACTATGGAGATTTAATAACAAGGATTGAAGAAGGTGTTGAGCATTTTGATTTACAACTCCCAAATGCTAAAAAACGTGATGAACATTTTAGAGGCTCTTTTCAACTCAAGAAGGACACTGGTGAAGATTTAATGCTGGTGCTAACAACGCAGGCAAATCAATCCATCAAGGCTGTTGAAACACAATTTGATATTAAATTGAAATCCAGCCAAAAGAACCAAATTCCTATTTTCCTCAATACACGAGAAATGTCTAAACTCGCTAGTTTTGATGAATTTGAACAGCTACAACAAAAAACGCCTGACTTATTGTGTATACGGATGAAAGGAGCAAATCCTTCTATTGGTGAAATGATCAGGCGTTTGTCTCGACTTTGCCCTTTAAAAACAACACGGATTAAGTTAGATGATGGGTTTGGTGATTTGCATATCAATCCCAGACGATTCCGCTATACCCATGCAACCAATATGGCAATGTTAGGAGCAAGCGATTATGCAATAGCCGAAGAACTAGGCCAGTCGGATACCCAACAAGTAAAAGTCTACACTGAGTTCAACGAAGAAATGGCCGACAGAATTGATGAAGCATTGGCATCTGATTTAACGCCATTAGCGCAGGCATTTTCAGGTACTTTAATAGATAGCGAAAAAGACGCAATTCGAGCCAATGATCCTCGTAGCCGAATTAATAACAATGATGGCAATCCTGTCGGAAATTGTGGCAAGTTTGGCTTTTGTGCTAATGGCACAATTCATTGTTACACCTGCAATAAATTTCAACCTTGGCTGAATGCCCCCCATGCTGAAGTCCTGAAAAGTGTTATTTCTGAACGTGATCGAAAGCGTAAAATGGGTGCAAGTGAGTTTGTGTTACAAGGCCATAATCGCAGTATTAATGCAATCAAAGTAGTCATTCAAAAGTGTCATGTTAGAAGGCAAGAGCTAGAAAAAGAAGGAGCGTTAAATGTCTGA
- a CDS encoding PKD domain-containing protein → MSDKKFKISQWNQQSIRKLIMKSAFPKLAISLAILNITACGGGSSGGNEEVTTPPVNQAPVISPTSSVVDEANSTAIERNDNFTVLLTIIDSDGDSISGTAELGNVEVNLEKYSGELNFTHQASFVAPEAGDYKVSVKANDSKGASTTSNVDLSVLPNTEDVISHLENSVSGFVSGGSYEGTELLGISTSASNVNLGYLDIPLNDKQLAQNESPYGVCGSSVPHKLLEVQKDTSGVTVPSSDVVYPMECFTTTQAKSVNKKLLKAQTAISSYSSATSNLEYTAQNITVTIKTTVDGTTVSSTSTGSGITLEGNMHDVICGNYTLSKTNSTYLLNVDEIVNDIDELIDDNNKFTLECSRTVEFEGTTFNSSLIGKIAGEKVIIDALDPVGSINEISFSVPYDNGGLDVGNICVSTTVEDNSGYVSEALELTSSDGLAENIAFGQKNDANQYCLELKNIEGSYHVTQTVTDGSDNSVVNQSQSYQIVKNQAPAFSVEVPNSISLNTNQGIITLVEQSDVSDPEGHTVTLSGQTSIDTDQAAGEYALTAYATDQYGAQTEKNITVTLADNIPPTALPVADAGQDQSINTGSTVQLDGTSSYDDDGDQLTYIWSLDSKPFTSFASLNNATTATPSIKVDKAGEYLISLVVNDGTEDSEPSSITLNVVEGVNPISENIDLIIVAGSKYHGFSGSNYDEVLQAQTTACWYVGALDIDEEGILYSVSTVQSQAIQAVDPSQPLCIEQGPQPRKMHGLAIDSNGKFWGTSDLITSGNQRTKLYHLEKDGTVLSELDFSGHEDVIFGIDYSSDGTLYGIGFTSRQLVTINTDTGVTTFVATITPNINVHDIDIDTNDVIRVLDKDTGDLYELNLNGEQLNRTNIPSLCTSCGWVSIATNK, encoded by the coding sequence ATGAGTGATAAAAAATTTAAGATTTCACAATGGAATCAACAATCAATAAGGAAGTTAATTATGAAGTCGGCATTCCCAAAATTAGCAATTTCATTAGCTATTCTTAATATAACTGCGTGTGGCGGTGGTAGTTCTGGAGGAAATGAAGAAGTAACAACTCCTCCTGTAAACCAAGCTCCTGTAATAAGCCCAACAAGCTCTGTCGTTGATGAAGCAAATAGCACAGCTATTGAAAGAAACGATAATTTTACAGTCTTATTAACAATAATAGATAGTGATGGTGATTCTATATCTGGGACTGCCGAATTGGGCAATGTAGAAGTAAACCTTGAAAAATACTCTGGTGAGCTTAATTTCACCCATCAAGCTAGCTTTGTTGCACCTGAAGCAGGTGACTATAAGGTTTCAGTTAAAGCTAATGACAGCAAAGGAGCTTCAACAACATCTAATGTTGACTTAAGTGTTCTGCCAAACACCGAAGATGTTATCTCTCATTTAGAAAATAGCGTTAGCGGATTCGTCAGTGGCGGTAGCTACGAAGGTACTGAACTACTTGGTATTTCAACAAGTGCAAGTAATGTCAACCTTGGTTACCTAGACATTCCACTAAATGACAAACAATTAGCTCAAAACGAATCCCCTTATGGCGTATGTGGATCTTCTGTCCCACACAAGCTTTTAGAAGTTCAAAAAGATACTTCAGGAGTAACCGTACCTAGCTCAGACGTAGTATATCCAATGGAATGTTTTACTACCACTCAAGCAAAAAGCGTCAATAAAAAATTATTAAAAGCTCAAACAGCAATTTCAAGCTATTCAAGCGCGACCTCCAACTTAGAATATACAGCGCAGAATATTACGGTCACAATTAAAACGACTGTTGATGGGACTACTGTCTCATCCACATCAACAGGATCTGGAATCACATTAGAAGGAAATATGCATGATGTGATATGTGGCAATTACACCTTATCAAAAACAAACTCGACTTATTTGCTAAATGTGGATGAAATAGTTAATGATATTGATGAACTGATTGATGATAACAATAAATTTACTCTGGAATGTTCACGAACCGTTGAATTTGAAGGTACAACGTTCAACTCTAGCCTGATTGGTAAGATTGCAGGCGAAAAAGTTATAATTGATGCATTAGATCCTGTAGGGTCTATTAATGAAATATCTTTCTCAGTCCCTTATGATAATGGTGGATTAGATGTTGGGAATATCTGTGTTTCCACTACGGTTGAAGATAATAGCGGCTACGTATCAGAAGCGCTTGAACTAACTTCCAGTGATGGATTGGCTGAAAACATTGCTTTTGGACAAAAGAATGACGCAAATCAATACTGTCTAGAACTAAAAAACATTGAGGGTAGTTACCATGTAACTCAAACCGTTACTGATGGCTCAGACAATAGCGTAGTCAATCAATCTCAGTCTTATCAAATAGTAAAAAATCAAGCACCCGCTTTTAGTGTTGAAGTACCAAATTCAATTTCATTGAATACGAATCAAGGCATTATAACTCTCGTTGAACAGAGTGATGTATCCGATCCTGAGGGGCACACAGTTACATTGAGTGGTCAAACCTCAATCGACACAGACCAAGCCGCAGGAGAATATGCTTTAACGGCTTATGCAACTGACCAATATGGCGCTCAAACAGAAAAAAATATTACCGTTACTCTAGCAGATAATATTCCACCTACAGCGTTACCTGTTGCAGATGCAGGTCAAGACCAATCCATAAATACAGGTAGTACCGTACAATTAGACGGTACTAGCAGCTATGATGATGATGGCGATCAATTGACTTATATCTGGTCGTTGGATTCTAAGCCATTTACTAGTTTTGCATCTTTAAACAATGCGACAACAGCGACACCAAGTATTAAGGTGGATAAGGCTGGCGAGTACCTCATTTCACTTGTCGTAAATGATGGGACAGAAGACAGTGAACCTTCATCAATTACTCTTAATGTGGTTGAAGGCGTAAATCCAATATCAGAAAATATCGACTTAATCATTGTGGCTGGATCTAAGTATCATGGTTTTTCTGGCAGTAATTATGATGAGGTGTTGCAAGCTCAAACAACTGCTTGTTGGTATGTGGGAGCTTTAGATATTGATGAAGAGGGTATTCTTTATTCTGTCAGTACAGTGCAGTCACAGGCAATCCAAGCTGTAGATCCAAGCCAACCGTTATGTATCGAACAAGGCCCTCAGCCTAGGAAAATGCATGGCTTAGCAATCGATAGTAATGGAAAATTTTGGGGAACATCTGATTTAATAACATCTGGTAACCAAAGGACTAAACTTTATCACTTGGAAAAAGATGGAACCGTGCTAAGTGAACTTGATTTTAGTGGTCACGAAGATGTTATTTTTGGTATCGACTATTCATCAGATGGCACTTTGTATGGTATTGGATTTACAAGCAGACAGCTAGTTACAATAAATACCGATACAGGTGTAACAACGTTTGTAGCCACTATTACTCCAAATATTAATGTGCATGATATTGATATCGACACCAATGACGTAATAAGAGTTTTAGATAAAGATACGGGCGATCTGTACGAACTAAACTTAAATGGTGAGCAGTTAAATAGAACCAATATTCCGTCACTTTGCACATCGTGTGGTTGGGTATCAATAGCTACTAATAAATAA
- a CDS encoding tyrosine-type recombinase/integrase: MKVAVKKFKSGERYAFLLGEDGVPDFWVTHFVTQKLRMTKAATSIEQYLKDIKHLKRWEEINGRDLLEEIYNGKVPNLDDINKLKEHCSYQAKVVKDKPVSNVVDMGKFHLSKSQDKPTIGKSQYISRIAHIAEFLHFIGQERVKHKPAAEELLEALDKMKTRLKSGKPKGKSKKVSLDKSGIPDDVFDDFVEVAKPDSHYNLFKNPVVKFRNYLIVQVLYETGFRCAELLALRISDIGTDIDNPTLSVVRRHDSKDDPRLKEPTAKTLGRAVSITKELRDLLNTYIKVHRADTKVAKTHPFIFVSHKDKEGHYQSGQPLIQQTINDVFKSIKGVNPERFWAITPHSYRHYFNDQLSDQIDEERRAVRQEVKRLEQAGLHQAAKQYADENKITKQRELEIRAELNGHSSLKSGEIYLKRTARKQAQRIRQRMQSRMKHKTDEGYHGS, encoded by the coding sequence ATGAAAGTTGCTGTAAAGAAATTTAAAAGTGGAGAGCGCTACGCCTTTTTATTAGGAGAAGATGGCGTTCCCGATTTTTGGGTCACTCATTTTGTTACGCAAAAACTGCGAATGACTAAAGCTGCAACATCAATTGAGCAATACCTGAAAGACATTAAACATTTGAAACGCTGGGAGGAGATTAACGGTAGGGATCTGCTTGAGGAAATATATAACGGTAAAGTACCTAACCTTGATGATATTAATAAACTTAAAGAGCACTGCTCATATCAGGCTAAGGTGGTTAAAGATAAACCAGTAAGTAATGTGGTTGATATGGGAAAGTTTCATTTATCAAAATCACAAGATAAACCGACTATTGGTAAATCTCAATATATATCCCGTATAGCTCACATTGCAGAGTTTCTTCACTTTATAGGGCAAGAAAGAGTCAAGCATAAGCCAGCAGCCGAAGAACTTCTGGAGGCGCTGGATAAGATGAAAACTCGACTTAAGAGTGGTAAGCCAAAAGGAAAATCGAAGAAAGTTTCCTTAGATAAATCTGGTATTCCAGATGATGTATTTGATGACTTTGTTGAGGTAGCTAAGCCTGATTCACATTACAACCTGTTTAAAAACCCTGTTGTAAAGTTTAGAAACTATCTAATCGTACAAGTGTTATATGAGACTGGATTTCGATGTGCCGAGTTATTAGCGCTTCGGATCAGCGATATTGGAACAGATATTGACAATCCAACATTGTCAGTTGTTAGAAGACATGACAGTAAGGATGATCCTAGGTTGAAAGAGCCAACAGCAAAGACCCTCGGCAGAGCTGTTTCTATTACAAAAGAGCTAAGAGACTTGTTAAATACTTATATAAAGGTTCATCGTGCGGATACGAAAGTAGCGAAAACACACCCATTTATTTTTGTTTCTCACAAAGATAAGGAGGGACATTACCAGTCTGGACAACCGCTCATTCAACAAACAATTAACGATGTATTTAAAAGCATTAAAGGTGTGAACCCTGAGCGTTTCTGGGCTATTACACCTCATTCTTATAGGCATTATTTTAATGATCAACTGTCAGATCAGATTGATGAGGAAAGAAGGGCTGTCAGGCAAGAAGTAAAACGATTGGAACAGGCGGGGTTGCATCAAGCTGCAAAGCAATATGCAGACGAAAATAAGATTACAAAGCAGCGAGAGCTGGAGATAAGAGCTGAATTAAATGGACATTCATCTCTTAAATCAGGTGAGATTTATCTCAAGCGAACTGCAAGAAAACAGGCACAAAGGATACGCCAAAGAATGCAATCGCGGATGAAGCACAAAACAGACGAGGGTTATCATGGTAGCTAA
- the ssb gene encoding single-stranded DNA-binding protein, with translation MAGVNKVILVGNLGKDPEVRFMPNGGAVANITVATSDSWKDKQTGEQKEKTEWHRVAIFGKLAEIAGEYLKKGSKVYIEGQLQTRKWQNQQGQDQYTTEVVVQGFNGTMQMLDGRNQGGQQAGGFANQGQQQGGFQQQAPQQQGGFQQQAPQQQGGFQQQAPQQGFNKPQQQGGFSNQGQQQGGFAPQQQQAPQQGGFAPQQQQQAPKVNPQEPSIDFDDDIPF, from the coding sequence ATGGCAGGTGTAAATAAAGTAATTCTTGTAGGTAACTTAGGTAAAGATCCTGAGGTACGTTTTATGCCAAATGGTGGCGCAGTAGCTAATATTACTGTGGCAACGTCTGATTCATGGAAAGACAAGCAAACGGGTGAGCAGAAAGAGAAAACTGAATGGCACCGTGTGGCAATATTTGGCAAGTTAGCTGAAATTGCCGGCGAATACCTTAAAAAGGGCTCAAAGGTTTATATTGAAGGTCAATTACAAACACGTAAATGGCAAAACCAGCAAGGTCAAGACCAATATACAACTGAAGTGGTTGTACAAGGCTTTAATGGCACAATGCAAATGTTAGATGGCCGTAATCAAGGTGGTCAACAAGCAGGTGGCTTCGCTAATCAAGGTCAACAACAAGGTGGTTTCCAGCAGCAAGCTCCTCAACAGCAGGGCGGCTTCCAGCAACAGGCTCCACAACAACAAGGTGGCTTCCAGCAGCAAGCTCCTCAGCAAGGTTTTAATAAGCCACAACAGCAAGGTGGTTTCTCTAACCAAGGTCAACAGCAAGGTGGTTTCGCGCCTCAGCAACAGCAAGCACCTCAACAAGGTGGTTTCGCGCCTCAGCAACAACAGCAAGCACCTAAAGTGAACCCGCAAGAACCATCAATTGACTTTGATGATGATATTCCGTTTTAA
- a CDS encoding recombinase family protein — protein MALIGYARVSTQEQDLEAQVDALERHGCEKVFSGKQGGNSLDNVKKLDDLLDYIREGDVVCVTKLDRLGRSLKGIMTTIDGIHSKGAALTTLDGVINSADDSPFGKAVLHVIAVFAELNKSLIIKNTTEGRERAIAQGKHMGRPKTIPDSDRKKIRKLVQLKQKSQNQLSKEYGVSRTTIKRIVEGS, from the coding sequence ATGGCGTTAATAGGGTATGCAAGAGTTAGCACGCAAGAACAAGATCTAGAAGCTCAAGTTGATGCATTAGAGCGTCATGGCTGCGAGAAGGTATTCTCTGGCAAGCAAGGCGGTAACTCTTTGGATAATGTAAAAAAACTAGACGACCTTCTCGATTACATCCGTGAAGGTGATGTTGTATGCGTTACAAAGCTTGACCGTTTGGGCAGAAGTCTTAAAGGGATCATGACTACAATTGATGGTATTCATTCAAAAGGCGCTGCTCTTACAACACTTGATGGAGTTATTAACAGTGCTGATGATTCGCCCTTTGGAAAAGCTGTTCTTCATGTTATTGCTGTTTTTGCTGAGCTAAACAAGAGCCTGATCATCAAAAATACCACTGAAGGCCGTGAACGGGCTATTGCTCAGGGGAAGCATATGGGCAGGCCAAAGACTATTCCTGACTCTGATAGGAAAAAGATCCGTAAGTTAGTGCAATTAAAGCAGAAATCTCAGAACCAACTCTCAAAGGAGTATGGCGTTAGCAGGACTACGATAAAACGCATCGTGGAGGGGAGTTAA